A genomic stretch from Flavobacterium sp. KS-LB2 includes:
- a CDS encoding sigma-70 family RNA polymerase sigma factor, giving the protein MRQLKITKQVTNRETASLDKYLQEIGKVDLITADEEVELAQKIKAGDQKALEKLTKANLRFVVSVAKQYQNQGLTLPDLINEGNLGLIKAAQRFDETRGFKFISYAVWWIRQSILQALAEQSRIVRLPLNKIGSINKINKMYALLEQSNERPPSAEEIAKELDMTVNDVKESMKNSGRHLSMDAPLVEGEDSNLYDVLRSGESPNPDRELIHESLRTEIERSLETLTPREADVVRLYFGLGDQHPMTLEEIGETFDLTRERVRQIKEKAIRRLKHTSRSKILKTYLG; this is encoded by the coding sequence ATGAGACAACTAAAAATCACCAAGCAGGTAACCAATCGTGAAACTGCTTCATTAGACAAGTATTTACAAGAAATTGGTAAAGTTGACCTTATTACCGCTGACGAAGAGGTAGAATTAGCACAAAAGATTAAAGCCGGTGACCAGAAAGCATTAGAGAAATTGACAAAAGCCAATTTACGTTTCGTGGTTTCGGTAGCAAAACAATATCAAAATCAAGGATTAACACTTCCCGATTTGATTAACGAAGGGAATTTAGGATTGATAAAAGCAGCACAACGTTTTGATGAAACACGTGGTTTCAAATTCATTTCGTATGCTGTATGGTGGATTCGTCAATCTATATTGCAAGCATTGGCTGAACAATCCCGTATCGTTCGTTTGCCTTTGAACAAAATTGGTTCTATCAATAAAATCAACAAAATGTACGCTTTATTAGAGCAATCTAACGAACGTCCACCATCTGCTGAGGAAATTGCAAAAGAGCTTGACATGACCGTAAATGACGTAAAAGAGAGCATGAAAAACTCTGGTCGTCACTTATCAATGGATGCGCCGCTTGTAGAAGGTGAAGATTCTAACCTTTACGATGTATTGCGTTCTGGTGAATCACCAAATCCAGACAGAGAATTAATCCACGAATCATTGCGTACCGAAATCGAGCGTTCATTAGAAACATTGACTCCAAGAGAGGCTGATGTAGTTCGTTTATATTTTGGTCTTGGTGATCAACACCCAATGACATTAGAGGAAATAGGAGAAACTTTCGACTTAACTCGTGAGCGTGTACGTCAAATCAAGGAAAAAGCAATACGCAGATTAAAACACACTTCAAGAAGTAAAATATTAAAAACCTATTTAGGTTAA
- a CDS encoding polyribonucleotide nucleotidyltransferase, which produces MIPQLFVESIDLGDGRNITIETGRLAKQADGSVVVRIGKTVILGTVVSSRKASPGIDFLPLTVDYREKFAAAGRFPGGFFKREARPSDNEVLTMRLVDRVLRPLFPDDYHAEVQVMIQLMSYDEDVMPDALAGLAASAALALSDIPFETLISEARVGRIDGKFIINPSRAQLALSDIDMMIGASMDSIAMVEGEMKEISEAEMLEAIKFAHEHIKNQISAQLRLQAAFGKKEVRTYETEKTDETIYAKVKAASYDKIYAIASKGSSKQERTAAFAEVKEEVKALFTEEELAENGDLVSKYFYKTNKEAVRNVTLDLGTRLDGRKTTEIRPIWCEVDYLPSVHGSALFTRGETQALATATLGTSREANQIDSPSEQGEEKFYLHYNFPPFSTGEARPLRGTSRREVGHGNLAQRALKNMIPADCPYTIRVVSEVLESNGSSSMATVCAGTLSLMDAGIQMIRPVSGIAMGLITDGDRFAVLSDILGDEDHLGDMDFKVTGTSVGITACQMDIKIDGLKYEIMEAALAQARDGRLHILGKLIETLAAPKEDVKAYAPKIITRRIPNAFIGALIGPGGKVIQELQKATGTTIVINEDPITEEGVIEILGTDPAGIEAVLAKIKSITFKPQMNETYEVKVIKMLDFGAVVEYTAAPGNEVLLHVSELAWERTENVSDVVKMGDVFEVKYLGLDPKTRKEKVSRKALMPRPPREERKE; this is translated from the coding sequence ATGATTCCACAATTATTTGTAGAAAGTATCGATTTAGGTGATGGCAGAAACATCACAATCGAGACAGGTCGTTTAGCCAAACAAGCAGACGGATCTGTAGTAGTAAGAATTGGAAAAACTGTTATTTTAGGAACAGTAGTATCCTCAAGAAAAGCAAGTCCAGGTATCGATTTTTTACCACTTACGGTAGATTATCGTGAAAAATTTGCTGCAGCAGGCCGTTTTCCTGGTGGTTTCTTCAAAAGAGAAGCGCGTCCAAGTGATAACGAAGTATTGACTATGCGTTTAGTAGACCGTGTATTGCGTCCACTTTTCCCAGATGATTACCACGCCGAAGTTCAAGTGATGATTCAATTAATGTCTTATGACGAAGATGTAATGCCAGATGCATTAGCAGGTTTAGCAGCATCGGCAGCATTAGCATTGTCTGACATTCCTTTCGAAACTTTGATTTCTGAAGCTAGAGTTGGAAGAATTGATGGTAAATTCATCATCAATCCAAGTCGTGCTCAATTAGCATTATCTGATATTGATATGATGATTGGAGCTTCTATGGATTCTATCGCAATGGTAGAAGGTGAAATGAAAGAGATTTCAGAAGCTGAAATGTTAGAGGCAATTAAATTTGCTCACGAACACATCAAAAACCAAATTTCAGCTCAATTGCGTTTGCAAGCTGCTTTTGGAAAAAAAGAAGTTCGTACTTACGAAACTGAAAAAACAGATGAGACTATTTACGCAAAAGTAAAAGCAGCATCTTACGATAAAATCTATGCTATTGCAAGCAAAGGTTCTTCTAAACAAGAACGTACAGCTGCATTTGCAGAAGTAAAAGAAGAAGTAAAAGCGTTATTTACAGAAGAAGAATTGGCAGAAAATGGCGATTTAGTTTCTAAATATTTTTACAAAACAAACAAAGAAGCGGTTCGTAACGTAACCTTAGATTTAGGAACACGTCTAGACGGAAGAAAAACTACCGAAATCAGACCAATCTGGTGCGAAGTAGATTATTTACCATCAGTTCACGGATCAGCATTGTTTACTCGTGGAGAAACGCAAGCATTGGCAACAGCCACTTTAGGAACTTCTAGAGAAGCAAACCAAATTGACTCTCCATCTGAACAAGGTGAAGAAAAATTCTACTTGCACTATAACTTCCCTCCTTTCTCAACTGGTGAAGCTCGTCCGTTAAGAGGAACTTCTAGAAGAGAAGTAGGTCACGGAAACTTGGCGCAAAGAGCATTAAAAAACATGATTCCTGCTGATTGTCCTTATACAATTCGTGTGGTATCTGAAGTATTAGAATCAAATGGTTCTTCTTCTATGGCTACCGTTTGTGCTGGAACATTATCATTAATGGATGCTGGTATCCAAATGATTCGTCCCGTTTCTGGAATCGCTATGGGATTGATTACTGATGGAGATCGTTTTGCTGTATTGTCAGATATTCTTGGTGACGAAGATCACTTAGGTGATATGGACTTTAAAGTAACTGGAACTTCTGTAGGAATTACAGCTTGTCAAATGGACATCAAAATTGACGGATTGAAATACGAGATTATGGAAGCAGCATTGGCGCAAGCTCGTGATGGTCGTTTGCATATCCTTGGAAAATTAATCGAAACTTTGGCAGCTCCTAAAGAAGATGTTAAAGCATACGCTCCAAAAATCATTACAAGAAGAATTCCAAATGCATTCATTGGTGCCTTAATTGGTCCTGGTGGAAAAGTGATTCAAGAATTACAAAAAGCTACTGGAACAACTATTGTAATCAATGAAGATCCAATTACTGAAGAAGGAGTTATCGAAATTTTAGGAACAGATCCTGCTGGAATCGAAGCGGTATTGGCTAAAATTAAGTCGATTACTTTCAAACCTCAAATGAACGAGACTTACGAAGTAAAAGTAATCAAAATGTTAGATTTTGGTGCCGTTGTAGAATATACAGCAGCTCCAGGAAACGAAGTTTTATTACACGTATCGGAACTAGCTTGGGAACGTACTGAAAATGTTTCTGATGTAGTAAAAATGGGTGATGTATTCGAAGTAAAATACTTAGGATTAGATCCAAAAACTAGAAAAGAAAAAGTGTCAAGAAAAGCACTTATGCCAAGACCTCCACGTGAGGAAAGAAAAGAGTAA
- the rpsO gene encoding 30S ribosomal protein S15, whose protein sequence is MYLTKEIKEEIFAQHGEKTNTGKAEAQIALFTFRISHLTEHLKKNRHDYNTERSLVLLVGKRRSLLDYLKKKEINRYREIIKVLNIRK, encoded by the coding sequence ATGTATTTAACTAAAGAGATTAAAGAAGAAATCTTCGCACAACACGGAGAAAAAACAAACACTGGAAAAGCAGAAGCACAAATCGCTTTGTTCACTTTCAGAATTAGCCACTTAACTGAGCATTTGAAAAAAAATCGTCACGATTATAACACAGAGCGTTCATTAGTATTGCTAGTAGGTAAAAGAAGATCTTTGTTGGATTACTTGAAAAAGAAAGAAATCAACAGATACCGTGAAATTATCAAAGTATTGAATATCAGAAAATAA
- a CDS encoding GAF domain-containing protein, whose protein sequence is MTFQELQPKVTEITLNTTLSRDEKLLSVCQLLSDSISYYNWVGFYFANHDTKTLHLGPYVGAETDHTVIPFGKGICGQVAVSNENFVVPDVSAQDNYIACSFTVKSEIVVPLFVNGENIGQIDIDSHVLDPFTEEDEKFLEFVNEEIAKLY, encoded by the coding sequence ATGACATTTCAAGAATTACAACCAAAAGTAACCGAAATCACATTAAATACAACGCTTTCAAGAGATGAAAAACTGTTGTCTGTTTGTCAATTGCTTAGCGACTCTATTTCCTACTACAATTGGGTAGGATTCTATTTTGCTAACCACGATACAAAAACCTTACACTTAGGTCCTTATGTTGGAGCTGAGACGGATCATACTGTAATCCCTTTTGGAAAAGGTATTTGCGGACAAGTGGCGGTTTCTAATGAGAATTTTGTAGTCCCAGATGTTTCGGCACAAGACAATTACATCGCTTGTAGTTTTACCGTAAAATCAGAAATTGTAGTACCACTTTTCGTAAACGGAGAAAATATAGGACAAATTGATATTGATAGCCATGTCTTAGATCCTTTCACTGAAGAGGATGAAAAGTTCTTAGAGTTTGTGAATGAGGAAATTGCGAAATTATATTAA
- the xrtF gene encoding exosortase family protein XrtF: protein MKKYFILYKPFLLFLATFFLSYIVLTFLYQRYLNGFEENRVDSITRMVSEHTEYVMQLFNNGSIIEESAAHPYMKLFFNQQYVARIVEGCNAISVIILFISFVVAFSGKLKTTLLFIFGGSLLIYVLNVLRIAALSALIFYFPKQESFLHGVLFPLYIYGVVFILWLIWVRKFSRYASKNTK from the coding sequence TTGAAAAAATATTTTATCCTCTACAAGCCATTTTTACTTTTTCTAGCTACCTTTTTTTTGAGTTACATAGTACTGACTTTTTTGTATCAGCGCTATCTTAACGGATTTGAGGAAAATAGAGTAGATTCTATTACTAGAATGGTGAGTGAACATACAGAATATGTGATGCAGCTTTTTAATAATGGATCTATAATTGAGGAAAGTGCTGCGCATCCTTATATGAAGTTGTTTTTTAATCAGCAATATGTAGCTAGAATTGTTGAAGGTTGCAATGCGATTAGTGTAATTATTTTGTTCATTTCATTTGTAGTAGCTTTTTCGGGGAAACTAAAAACAACCCTGCTTTTTATTTTTGGCGGAAGCCTACTTATTTACGTACTAAATGTTTTGAGGATAGCGGCTCTAAGTGCATTAATTTTTTATTTTCCAAAACAAGAATCATTTTTACATGGAGTCCTTTTTCCTTTGTATATTTATGGTGTAGTTTTTATTTTGTGGTTAATTTGGGTTCGTAAATTTTCGAGATATGCTTCAAAAAATACTAAATAA
- a CDS encoding exosortase F system-associated membrane protein — MLQKILNNKLRLIQFLFLVVLLVLIRAFENQLFYDPFLDFFKKDFTKLRLPSFNSTQLFFGLLFRYTLNTAISLGIIYVLFKDVAMVKFAFVVYYFFFMILIVTFFFIIYFASEHSNWVLFYVRRFLIQPIFVLLFVPGFYYQKQNK; from the coding sequence ATGCTTCAAAAAATACTAAATAATAAGCTGAGATTAATACAATTCCTTTTTTTGGTTGTATTATTAGTCCTTATTCGCGCTTTTGAAAATCAATTATTTTATGATCCTTTTTTAGATTTCTTCAAAAAAGATTTTACTAAGTTAAGATTGCCAAGTTTCAATTCGACCCAATTGTTTTTTGGTCTGTTGTTTCGTTATACTTTAAATACCGCTATCTCATTGGGAATAATTTATGTCCTTTTCAAAGATGTTGCCATGGTTAAATTTGCCTTTGTCGTGTATTACTTTTTCTTCATGATTTTAATTGTTACTTTTTTCTTCATAATCTATTTCGCTTCTGAGCACAGTAATTGGGTTTTGTTTTATGTTCGCAGGTTCTTGATTCAGCCTATTTTTGTCTTGTTATTTGTTCCTGGATTTTATTATCAAAAACAGAATAAGTAG
- a CDS encoding ATP cone domain-containing protein — translation MKITKHSGDIVEFNPDKLKNSLLKSGASAIVVDNILHEIKKQMYEGIATKHIYKMAFSLLKKTANSHAARYNLREAIRLLGPAGFFFEKYIARLFASEQYQTITNMTLQGKCVLHEIDVLIKKNECISMVECKYHLGRDAASDVKVPMYILSRFNDLKERHHTIFDKRDSISKCWIVTNNRFTTDAVDFSNCSGLSLLSWNYPEGNNLKTKNDTYYLYPVTCLTTLSIAEKDKLLILDVILVKEIINNSDSLEKIGLSPNRIKHVLKEASELCRYI, via the coding sequence ATGAAAATAACAAAACATTCAGGTGATATTGTCGAATTTAATCCGGATAAACTTAAAAACTCACTTTTGAAATCTGGAGCAAGTGCTATTGTGGTCGATAATATCCTTCATGAGATAAAAAAACAAATGTATGAGGGAATTGCTACTAAGCATATTTACAAAATGGCTTTTTCATTATTAAAAAAAACGGCTAACTCCCATGCAGCACGTTATAATTTAAGAGAAGCGATACGATTGTTAGGACCTGCAGGTTTCTTTTTCGAAAAATATATAGCCCGTCTTTTTGCTTCAGAACAGTATCAAACGATAACTAACATGACTTTGCAGGGTAAATGCGTATTGCATGAAATAGATGTTTTAATAAAAAAAAATGAGTGTATTTCTATGGTGGAGTGCAAATATCACTTGGGTAGGGACGCAGCTTCTGATGTAAAAGTTCCTATGTATATTTTGTCACGTTTCAATGACTTAAAGGAAAGGCACCATACCATTTTTGATAAAAGAGATAGCATTTCAAAGTGTTGGATTGTTACCAATAATAGGTTTACAACAGATGCTGTTGATTTTTCGAATTGTTCAGGATTGAGTTTATTAAGTTGGAATTATCCAGAGGGCAATAATCTAAAAACGAAAAATGACACTTATTATCTTTATCCAGTAACTTGTTTAACTACTTTATCGATAGCTGAAAAGGATAAATTGTTGATATTGGATGTTATCTTGGTAAAAGAAATTATAAATAATTCGGATAGTTTAGAAAAAATAGGATTGAGTCCAAACCGAATAAAACATGTATTAAAAGAAGCATCGGAATTATGCCGTTATATTTAA
- a CDS encoding MBL fold metallo-hydrolase yields the protein MKVKFIGGAGTVTGSKTLIESNGIRILIDCGLFQGIKPLRELNWEPLPILPSTIDFVLLTHGHLDHCGWLPRLVNQGFEGKIYCTSPTKDITKLILLDSAKIQEEEAKNANEGKYSKHEIAEPLYTVEQVEKVFPFFRVIKTNESVPLDAQIEAVFTNAGHILGACSIALTLENKTLVFSGDIGRDDDVLMYPPTKPKKADYIFLESTYGNRLHPHTDAKLELETYINNTIQKGGTIIIPSFAVERAQTIMYLLWQLREEDRIPNIPYIIDTPMGINALNIFSNNKKWHKLSLEECAEMSKMFSLVSDYQETMQVIFDEQPKVVIAASGMVTGGRVLGYLEHYINLPETTVIIVGYQAEGTRGRKLLEGAKEIKIHGRYYPIKANILEIQGLSAHGDQKDLLNWLSELENKPTRVFLVHGENEPMDELRIKIHEKYGFDCKIPLMGQEFEL from the coding sequence ATGAAAGTTAAATTTATTGGTGGAGCAGGTACTGTGACTGGTTCTAAAACATTAATTGAAAGTAATGGGATTCGGATTTTGATAGATTGTGGGTTGTTTCAAGGTATTAAGCCTTTGAGAGAACTCAATTGGGAACCTTTACCTATTTTGCCGTCCACGATAGACTTTGTTTTGCTTACGCATGGTCATTTAGATCATTGCGGTTGGTTGCCAAGGTTGGTAAATCAAGGTTTTGAAGGCAAAATTTATTGCACGAGTCCCACAAAAGATATTACTAAACTCATACTTTTGGATAGTGCTAAAATTCAAGAAGAAGAAGCTAAAAATGCAAATGAAGGAAAATATTCCAAACATGAAATCGCCGAACCACTTTATACGGTAGAACAGGTTGAAAAAGTTTTTCCGTTTTTTAGAGTAATTAAAACCAATGAGTCAGTTCCTTTAGATGCCCAAATTGAAGCCGTTTTTACAAATGCAGGTCATATTTTAGGCGCTTGTAGCATTGCATTGACACTTGAAAATAAAACATTAGTTTTTTCTGGAGACATTGGACGTGATGATGATGTGTTGATGTATCCGCCAACCAAGCCCAAAAAAGCCGATTATATTTTTCTCGAAAGTACCTATGGTAATCGATTGCATCCTCATACGGATGCAAAGTTAGAGCTGGAAACGTATATCAACAATACTATTCAAAAAGGAGGAACGATTATTATTCCGAGTTTTGCCGTAGAGCGTGCTCAAACCATCATGTATTTGCTGTGGCAGCTAAGGGAAGAAGATAGAATTCCCAATATTCCTTATATTATCGATACTCCAATGGGGATTAATGCACTGAATATTTTTTCGAATAATAAAAAATGGCACAAGCTATCGCTGGAGGAATGTGCCGAAATGAGTAAAATGTTTTCATTGGTTTCTGATTATCAAGAAACCATGCAGGTCATTTTTGACGAACAGCCTAAAGTGGTTATTGCTGCCAGCGGAATGGTAACTGGAGGAAGAGTACTGGGTTATCTCGAACATTATATTAATCTTCCGGAAACTACCGTAATTATTGTGGGATATCAAGCCGAAGGAACACGTGGGAGAAAATTACTGGAAGGAGCAAAAGAAATTAAAATTCATGGACGCTATTATCCTATAAAAGCTAATATTCTGGAAATACAAGGTTTGTCTGCACATGGAGATCAAAAAGATTTGCTTAACTGGCTGTCAGAATTGGAAAATAAACCTACCCGAGTTTTTCTTGTGCATGGAGAAAATGAGCCTATGGATGAGCTTCGTATAAAAATTCATGAAAAATATGGTTTTGACTGTAAAATTCCTCTAATGGGACAAGAATTTGAGTTGTGA
- a CDS encoding HYC_CC_PP family protein, whose amino-acid sequence MGLAFNVRYCGSEITSVTLKTPVQDQKLEKDCCGVVEKESHCCKDKEVEFQKKTDDLIQKTVSFHPDFIFQMNEWNPSAFSFVSNFKNSPFLSYYCDANAPPFFKLYHQYIFYA is encoded by the coding sequence ATGGGATTAGCATTTAATGTTCGTTATTGTGGAAGTGAGATTACCTCGGTAACTCTTAAAACGCCAGTTCAGGACCAAAAATTAGAAAAAGATTGTTGTGGGGTTGTTGAAAAAGAATCACATTGTTGCAAAGACAAAGAGGTTGAATTTCAAAAGAAAACAGATGATTTAATTCAAAAAACAGTCTCTTTTCATCCCGATTTTATATTTCAAATGAATGAATGGAATCCTTCTGCATTTTCATTTGTTTCAAATTTTAAAAACAGTCCATTTCTTTCGTATTACTGCGATGCAAATGCGCCTCCTTTTTTTAAATTATACCACCAATATATTTTCTACGCGTAA
- a CDS encoding TonB-dependent receptor plug domain-containing protein encodes MQKQISILLLFFFCAFNSFAQDTLQEIKVRGNSKSLKKSYSVTANTTVLTSKELLKAACCNLAESFETNPSIDVNFSDALTGTKQIKMLGLTSPYLMITEENIPSVRGASQAYGLSFTPGTWVESIQITKGAGSVVNGFESISGQINTELIKPISDIPFFLNAYGSTDSRFELNAHFNKKISDKWSSSLFAHGNTRVSKNDMNDDGFLDNPLAKQINVLNRWQYTNAEKGWVSFINFRYMNDKKQTGELNFDPNRDKGTTNYWGSEINTERFDVSTKLGYVFPDMPYQSIGFQNAFNSHDQNSYFGLNLYNIKQKSYYSNLIFNSIINNTKHKFSTGLNFTYDKYGEFVNANDYSRIDNSVGAFFEYTYDNTDNFSVVFGGRIDNHNRLGTFATPRLHVRYNPWEKGVLRFSAGRGKRSANVFAENQQLLASSKTFDFLNTNGKIYGLNPEIAWNYGLSFIQGFLLFGKSADVGFDFYRTDFQNQAVVDVMQSPQQVLFYNLDGKSYANSLQVEFNYELKKHFNLRTAYKFYDIQTDYLSGTYQRPLQAKHRFFGNLGYETHILDKGKQWKFDYTFNWLGKQQLPNTSTNPVEDRLPEFSPSFSVMNIQVTRTFSSTFEIYIGGENIGNYKQDNVILGNENPFGPTFDASIVYGPVFGQMYYAGLRFKIK; translated from the coding sequence ATGCAAAAACAAATTTCAATACTTTTATTGTTCTTCTTTTGCGCTTTTAATTCTTTTGCTCAAGATACTTTGCAGGAGATAAAAGTAAGAGGCAACAGTAAAAGTTTAAAAAAATCATATAGCGTAACGGCTAATACTACAGTACTGACAAGCAAAGAACTACTCAAAGCTGCTTGTTGTAATTTGGCAGAAAGTTTTGAAACCAATCCTTCAATCGACGTTAATTTTTCGGATGCTTTGACGGGAACGAAACAAATAAAAATGCTGGGATTAACGAGTCCTTATTTGATGATTACAGAGGAAAACATTCCTTCGGTACGTGGTGCTTCTCAAGCTTACGGATTGTCATTCACTCCGGGAACTTGGGTAGAAAGCATTCAAATTACCAAAGGAGCCGGAAGTGTAGTCAATGGTTTCGAAAGTATTTCGGGACAAATTAATACCGAATTGATAAAGCCCATCAGCGATATTCCATTTTTTCTTAATGCGTATGGTTCAACAGATTCCCGATTCGAATTAAATGCCCATTTCAACAAGAAAATTTCGGATAAATGGAGTAGTAGTTTATTTGCTCATGGAAACACCAGAGTTTCAAAAAACGATATGAATGACGATGGTTTTCTGGACAATCCATTAGCAAAACAAATCAATGTTTTAAATCGGTGGCAATATACCAATGCCGAAAAAGGATGGGTGAGTTTCATCAATTTCCGGTATATGAATGATAAAAAACAAACGGGAGAATTAAATTTTGATCCTAATAGAGATAAGGGAACAACTAATTATTGGGGTTCCGAAATCAATACAGAGCGGTTTGATGTTTCTACTAAATTAGGGTATGTTTTCCCCGATATGCCTTATCAGAGCATTGGTTTTCAAAATGCTTTCAATAGCCATGATCAAAATTCTTATTTTGGTTTAAACCTATATAATATCAAACAAAAAAGTTATTATTCGAACCTGATTTTTAATTCGATTATCAATAACACAAAACATAAATTTTCAACAGGTCTGAACTTCACCTATGACAAATACGGTGAGTTTGTCAATGCTAATGATTACAGCAGGATTGATAATTCGGTTGGCGCTTTTTTCGAATATACGTATGATAATACGGATAATTTTAGCGTAGTTTTTGGCGGTAGAATAGACAATCATAATCGTTTGGGAACTTTTGCTACGCCAAGATTGCATGTGCGATACAATCCTTGGGAGAAAGGTGTTTTGCGATTTTCAGCAGGAAGAGGGAAACGAAGCGCTAATGTTTTTGCCGAAAATCAACAGCTTTTAGCAAGTTCAAAAACCTTTGACTTTTTAAATACTAATGGAAAAATTTACGGTTTAAATCCTGAAATTGCATGGAATTACGGGCTGAGTTTTATCCAGGGCTTTTTACTTTTTGGTAAAAGTGCTGATGTTGGGTTTGATTTCTACAGAACCGATTTTCAAAACCAGGCCGTTGTTGATGTAATGCAAAGTCCACAACAAGTTTTGTTTTATAACTTAGACGGGAAGTCGTATGCGAATAGTTTGCAAGTAGAGTTTAATTATGAACTGAAAAAGCATTTTAATTTGAGAACAGCCTACAAATTCTATGATATTCAAACTGATTATTTGTCAGGAACGTATCAAAGGCCATTGCAGGCAAAACATCGTTTCTTTGGAAATTTAGGATATGAAACCCATATTTTGGATAAAGGAAAACAATGGAAGTTTGATTATACTTTCAATTGGCTCGGAAAACAGCAATTACCTAATACATCAACAAATCCTGTAGAAGACAGGCTACCTGAATTTTCACCTTCATTTTCTGTGATGAATATTCAAGTTACTAGAACTTTTTCTTCTACTTTTGAAATATATATTGGCGGAGAAAATATTGGAAATTACAAACAAGATAATGTTATCTTAGGTAATGAAAATCCATTTGGGCCTACTTTTGATGCATCAATAGTTTATGGTCCAGTTTTTGGGCAAATGTATTATGCGGGTTTACGGTTTAAAATTAAATAA
- a CDS encoding heavy-metal-associated domain-containing protein, with translation MMKNIIVVLLLTFVGFTAQAQEVKNKNAKVEFHVSGNCEMCKKRIEKAALSVSGVKSADWHMDCGTLYLITNEQKTDVLTIQKAIAKVGHDTDEVKALKEDYEKLHTCCRYERK, from the coding sequence ATGATGAAAAATATAATAGTAGTATTGTTACTGACATTTGTTGGATTTACAGCTCAGGCTCAAGAGGTGAAAAATAAAAATGCTAAAGTTGAATTTCATGTGAGCGGGAATTGTGAAATGTGTAAAAAGAGAATTGAAAAAGCGGCATTAAGTGTTTCGGGAGTGAAATCTGCCGATTGGCATATGGATTGTGGGACTTTATATTTGATTACAAACGAACAGAAAACGGATGTTCTTACAATTCAAAAAGCGATTGCGAAAGTTGGTCACGATACAGATGAAGTCAAGGCATTAAAGGAAGATTATGAAAAGCTTCATACTTGTTGCCGATATGAACGAAAATAA
- a CDS encoding DedA family protein, translated as MNDFDWKNLIDPLFYIHFDINGIKLGIYIVLFIVFAETGLFAGFFLPGDSLLFLAGIYSRDLIENILFIENDFANVVLLSTLVALAGILGNIVGYWFGSKSGYYLYNKQDSFWFKRKYLVQSKDFFEKYGGKAIIFARFLPIFRTFAPIVAGIVSMDKKKFMFYNILSSFIWSFTLIFAGHYLYGFLLENYQIDLKEHIEIIVIALVGITVLPVIYKFSKKAKVQE; from the coding sequence ATGAACGATTTTGATTGGAAGAATTTGATTGACCCGCTTTTTTATATTCATTTTGATATTAATGGAATTAAATTGGGAATTTATATAGTTTTATTTATTGTTTTTGCTGAAACAGGTCTTTTTGCGGGGTTCTTTTTACCAGGAGATAGTTTGTTGTTTTTGGCAGGGATTTACAGCCGTGATTTAATAGAAAACATTTTATTCATTGAAAATGATTTTGCAAATGTTGTTCTTTTGTCAACACTTGTTGCTTTAGCTGGTATCTTGGGTAATATAGTTGGCTATTGGTTTGGTTCAAAAAGTGGGTATTATTTATACAACAAGCAAGATAGCTTTTGGTTCAAAAGAAAATACTTAGTTCAGTCAAAAGATTTCTTCGAAAAATATGGTGGAAAGGCAATAATCTTCGCTCGATTCCTACCAATATTTAGAACTTTTGCGCCCATAGTTGCTGGAATCGTCTCGATGGATAAAAAGAAATTTATGTTTTACAACATCCTAAGTTCGTTTATTTGGTCATTCACTTTGATTTTCGCTGGACATTATTTATATGGTTTTTTACTTGAGAATTATCAAATTGATTTGAAAGAGCACATCGAAATAATTGTTATTGCATTAGTTGGAATTACCGTTTTGCCTGTAATATATAAGTTTAGTAAAAAAGCCAAAGTTCAAGAATAA